GGGCTCCACCACCTCGCGGCGGTAGTCGCATTCCTTATTGGGGCAGGCGATGTAGGCGCCGTCCCGCTTGGAGAACTTCTGCAGCAGGTAGGGCGACGCGCACTGCGGGCACTGCTCCGCGAGCGGCCGGTCCCACGCGGCGAACTTGCACTCCGGATACCGGTTGCAGCCGAAGAAGATCTTCCCGCGGCCGCTGCGGCGCTCGGTGAGGTACCCCACCTTGCACTCCGGGCAGTTGACGCCAATGGAGATGGGCTTGGACGTCTTGCAGTCCGGGTAGCCCGAGCACGCCATGAAGCGCCCGAACCGGCCGCGCTTGATCACCATGGGCTTGCCGCACTTCTCGCACTTCTCGTCCGTGGTCTCCTCCTCCACGATGACGATCTTGCCCTCGGCGTCCCGCTTGAAGTCCTTGGTGTTCTTGCAGTCGGGGTAGTTCGAGCAGGCGAGGAAGTGGCCCATCTTCCCGAACTTGATGACGAACGGGTTGCCGCACTTCTCGCAGGCGATGTCGGTCTTGATCTCCTCGCGCTTGACGTCGCGCATCTCCGCTTCGGCCTTCTCCAGGGTCTCCTTGAAGGGGCCGTAGAAGTCGTGCAGCACCGTCTTCCAGGACGCGCCGCCGTCGGAGATCTGGTCCAGCTTCTCCTCCATGCTGGCCGTGAACGACACGTCCAGCTCATGGGGGAAGTGCTTCACCAGGAGCTCGTTGGTCATCTGGCCCAGGTCGGTGGGACGGAAGCGGCTCTCCAGCTTCTCCACGTACTTCTTGTCCTGGATGTTGGAGAGGATGGCCGCGTACGTGGACGGACGCCCGATGCCGCGCTCCTCCAGCTCCTTCACCAGCGTCGCCTCGCTGAAGCGCGGGGGCGGCTGGGTGAAGTGCTGCTCGTTGAGCAGCTTGTCCAGCGTGAGGACCTCGCCCTCGTTGAGCGGGGGCAGCTCGCCCACCACGTCCTCGGCGCCCTCTTCACCGGCGGCCTTGGCCTTCTCCGCCGCGGCCTCTTCCTCCGGCGTGAGGCCGGCGCCGTAGACGCCCAGGTAGCCGGGGAACTTCAGCGTGCTGCCGGACGCGCGGAAGGTGGCGCGGCCCGCGGTGATGTCCGCGGCCGTCTGATCATAGACGGCGGGCTTCATCTGGCACGCGACGAAGCGGTTCCAGATGAGCTCGTAGAGCCGGAACATGTCCAGTTCGTCCATGGCGTCGAAGAAGGGACGCACGCGCTCGGGCGGGTACTCCAGGGACGTGGGCCGGATGGCCTCGTGCGCGTCCTGGGCGCTCTTGCGGCTCTTGTAGACCATGGGCTCCGCGGGCAGGTAGTCCGCGCCGTACTTCTGCCCGATGAACTCGCGCACCTGCGTCACGGCGTCGTCCGACAGACGCGTGGAGTCCGTACGCATGTACGTGATGAGCGCCGTCTGGCCCTCCTCACCCAGCGGCACGCCTTCGTACAGCTTCTGCGCCAGCGTCATCGTCTTCTTGGCGGTGAAGTGCAGCCGGTTCGCCGCCTCCTGCTGGAGCTTGGAGGTGATGAAGGGCGCGGGCGCGTTGCGGCGGCGCTCCTTGCGGTCCACCTTCGTCACGGTGAAGGGGGCATCCTTCAGCTCCGCGACGAGCCCGTCCGTGGTGGCGCGGTCCTTGAGTTCCACCTTCTTGCCGTCCACGCGGGACAGCTTCGCCTTGAAGGGCGGCGGCCCCTGCGGGCCCTGCACCAGCGCGTCCAGCGTCCAGTACTCTTCCGGCTGGAAGGCCTTGATCTCCGCCTCGCGCTCGACAATCAGGCGCACCGCGACGGACTGCACGCGGCCAGCGGACAGGCCGCGGCGGATCTTCTTCCAGAGCAGCGGCGAGATTTGATAGCCGACGAGCCGGTCGAGGATGCGGCGGGTCTGCTGCGAGTCGTAGTTGTCCTGGTTGAGCTCACGCGGCTGCGCGATGGCGTCCTGCACGGCGCGCTTGGTGATCTCGTTGAAGGTCACGCGGAGCGAGTCCGGGTGGCCCAGCTCCTCCTTGATGTGCCAGGCGATGGCCTCGCCCTCGCGGTCGGGGTCCGTCGCCAGGAAGACGCGGTCCACCGTCTTGGCCATCTTCTTCAGCTCGTTGAGGACCTTCTCCTTGCCCTTGATGACCGTGTACTCGGGCTTGAAGTCGTCCTCCACGTCGACGCCGATCTTGCTCTTGGGCAGGTCCTTCACGTGCCCCACGGACGCCTTCACCGTGTAGCCGGAGCCCAGGTACTTCTTGATGGTCTTGGCCTTGGCAGGCGACTCCACCACCACCAGGTAGTGCGGCCCCTTGCCACGGCGCTCAGGCACTTCTTCTTCAGCGTCCGCGTCCGCGTCCACGGTGGGGAGCTCGTCGGCGTCCGCGCCACGGCGGCGGGCCGCCGTCTTCTTCTTGGCGGTGACCTTCTTGGCAGCCGTCTTCTTCTTGGCGGCCTTCTTGGCCGCCGGCTTCTTCGCAGCCGCCTTCTTGGGCGTCTCCTCCGCCGCCGCCTCCGTCTGCGCCGCCTGTGTCTTCTTCCGCGTGGCCATGGCTCTCCTACCTCGAACTGCCTCTAGACCTTCTCGTACCGTTTACCCGGGTGCTGGACCACCAGCCCCGACAATTCCAACTCCACCAGGGCGCTCGTGAGCGCCGCGGGCGACAGCGGGCTTGCGGCCAGCACCTCGTCGAACGAACGGGGAGCCCGGTCCAACAGCCCATAGGCCCCGCGCGCTTCCGCCGACAGCGCCTCCCACCACCCAGCATCCCGCCCCGCGGGCACCGCGCGGACCGGATGAACGCCTACAACGGCGCAAATCGATTCCGCGGACGTGCAGGCCCGGGCCCGCCCGTCCGCCAGCAGGGCGTTGCAGCCTGCCGCGGCCGGCTGCCAGACGTCCCCTGGCAGGGCGAACACCGGCCGGCCCTGCGCCTGCGCCGCCTCCGCCGTGTACAGCGCCCCGGAGCCCTCCCCCGCCCGCATCACCAGCACCGCATCCGACGCGCCAGAAATGAGTCGGTTGCGCCGGGGGAAGGTCGTCGTGCTCGCCCGGACTCCCGGCGGCAGCTCGCTGAAGTACACCCCGCCCCGCTCGAGGAAGTGGGGCAGCAGCCGGGCCTGGGCGGGGTCCAACGCGTCCAGCGCGGAGCCCAGGAAGGCCCACGTCTCCGCGCCCACATCCAGCGCGCCCCAGTGGCAGGCCCGGTCCACGCCCTCCGCCGCGCCCGACACCACCCCTACCCCGGCCTCCGCCACCTTCCGGGCGAACGTGCGCGCGAACGGCAGGAAGCCCTGATCCGGATGACGGCTGCCCACCATCGCCAGCCTGCGCCGGGGAGGTCCCGGGTGGCCCAGGTAGAACAGCAGCGGAGGCGCGTCCTCCAGCCCCACCAGCCGGGAGGGGTACGGCGGCGAGCCCGCGAAGGCCACCTGGAGGCCCGATTGGGCACAGGCCTCCTCCGTCCGGGACGCCAGGGCGTCCAGCGATGCGACGGCGGCCAGCCGCTGACGGACGGTCGCGGGCACCGGCACGTCCGCCACCCAGTCCCGCACGGGCACGGCCGCGAGCCGGGACAGCGCCCCACCCGCGAATGCGCGCACCGCATCCAACGTCCGGGGCCCCAGGCCGGCAATGGCCCAGAGCGCCAGGGTGGCGCGCTGCTCGTCCCAGTGTAGGTGCGTATCCGTGTTCGTGTCCGCCATGCCGTCCCCCGCCTGTTTCCCACCTATATAGAGGTGGTCCCGGGAGGGGCGTGACACATAACACCGGTTCTTCGGGGGTCAAGCGACCCGCCCTTCCCGGGCGGGCCGGAATGCAGCATTCCTGCCGATCGCCGCCCTGGGTCAGCGGCTGGCGGTGGGCGTTCCGTCCTTGCGCATGGTGGCGCGGTCGCCCGCGGAGACCTCCACCATGGAGCGGGTCATCAGGCAGTTGGAGGTGCGCTCACGCACTTCCGTGACCATGCACTGGGCCACGGCCTCCCAGGGGTAGGTCTTCTGGCCCTTGCCCGCGTCGCCCATCTTGTAGTCGCTGCGGCCGAGCACATCCAGGCTGGGGTCACCCCGGCGCTCGATGGTGAAGGTGTTGCCCACCTGCACGCCGTCCGCGGTGCCGCGGTCCACGACGACGAAGTTGTGCTCGCCCAGCAGCGTCTGGCCCGGCGTCATCGGCGTGAGCACGAAGCCGGGGATCTCCTTGCTGTTGGGCTTGGGGGAGATGCGCTCCGACAGCTTCTCGCTGGAGGGGCCCACCAGGTCGCCGCGGGAGATGGGGTCCCACGTCTCCATGATGCGCGCGGTGACCACGTCGTTGTTGATGGAGACGACCTGCACCGTGCCCAGCAGCTCCGTGAGGTAGCCCGTGCGCGCGTTCGTCACCGGGTGCTTCACCTCTTCCACGGTGTGGAAGATGACGTAGCGGTCGCCAATCTTGGCGGCGCCGCGCTTCTTGAAGCGCAGGTAGACCTTCTCCGGAGCGGAGAGCATCAGCGCCTCGGAGGTGGAGCCCTCGATGCGGCCCGCCTCGTCCAGCTCGCGCGTCGTCACGAAGCCCTTGGTCGTCACCGGGCTGGACTTGGACGGGTCGTAGCCGATCTTCCCGACCACCGACACCAGGCTGCCGCCGCTCACGTCTGTGGGCGCCGCCACGTCGTCGGAGGGCAGGTCGCCGCCCTCCACGCGCGCGGGCACCTCTTCGCCACCCGGGAAGAACTTCACGTTGTTGCCCGGATAGATCCAGTGCGGGTTGGCGATCTGCGGGTTGTAGGACCAGACCTTGGGCCAGTACCAGGGGCTGCCCAGGTAGCGCTGGGACAGGTCCCACAGCGTGTCGCCCGTCTCCACGGTGTGCACCTGGCCGGGCGCGCTCTCACGGCCCTGCGCGGCGCCGGGGGGCAGCGTGACGGAGGTAGGGCGCTGCTCTACGTCGTCGGAGATGTCCTGCCCTTCCGTTTCGGAGGCGGGCTGGGGTTCCTCCTCCTGCGCGTCCTGGGCGAAAGCCGTCCATGCCGGCGCGACGGTGAGGGGCACGAGCAGGGAGGCGAGGATCCGGGAGCGCATCGGACGACTTCCTTTCACAAAAGGCTTACGGCGAGAGCGCGGCGAGCCGCTGCTCCGCCTGCGTGGCGGCGGCCGTCCCCGGGAACTGGGTGACGACGCGGGTATAGAGGGCTCGGGCATCCACGGCCTGGTTCAGCCGCACCCGGCACTCCGCGAGCCGGAGCATGCCGTCCTGGACGGCATCCCCAGCGGGGTAGTTCTTGATGAGCTTCTCGAACGTCTTGGCCGCGCCGGCCGCGTCCTTGAGCCCCATCTGGCCCAGGCCGCTGAAGTACAGGGCGTTGTCGGCGCGGGGGTGGCGCGGGTTCTCCGCCGCGAAGCGCGTGAGGGTCTCCACGCCGCCTTCCACGTTGCCGGTGCGCAGCATGGCCACCGCGCGCTCGTATTCGGCGTCGAGGATGTCCGGATCCTTCTCCGGCGGCTCCATGCGAGCGGCCGTCGAGGCGCTGATGGAGCCCACCGACCCGGTCCCGTTCGAGCCCTCCACCGGGGAGATGAACATCTCCATCTGGTCCGAGTCCGGCTCCACCACCGCCACCGCCGTGTTGATGCGCGGCGCGGGTTCCTTCTTCGGCTTGAGCCGCACCACCGTCAGCTCCGCGGGCGCCAGGCTCAGCGCCTCGCCACCTTCGGGCGAGGCGGCCTCCGGCTTCGTGCTCGCGGTGGCCTTCGGCGACGCCGCGGCGGGGGCCGGGGTGGCGGCGCGGGCGCGCGAGACGGCGTCGCGGTTCTCCAGCCGTTCCAGGCGCTCCAGCAGCGACGCCTGGGACGCGCGCAGCGTGCGCACCTCCGCCTCCAGCCGGCCCACTTCCGACTGCGAAGCAGCGGTGGTGGCGCAGGCGGTCGGCGCGGACAGCGCGACGGCGGCAAACAAGCGGAAGAGGAAGGGACGCACCGGCACGAGCCTGGACGGAGGGAATTCCAGGTCGAGGATAGGAAGGCCGGTCGGAGACCGTCAAGAAAACGACCCCGGCGGGCCTCCGCTAGAAGCGGTGCAGCACGTAGTTGAGGTGACGCCCGGTGCGCCCCGCGTCCCGGCGGTGGGAGAAGAACCGGTCCGGATCACACGCCGTACAGGCCTGTAGCACGTCCACGTGCTCCGGCGTCAGGCCCGCCTTCAGGAGGGACGCCTTCACTGCACGTGGCAGGTCCAGGTGCGGCTTGTCCCCCGCACGGACGACGTCCGGGCCGAAGCGCGCGCGGAAGCGGTCGCCCAGCTCCGGGGACACCTCGTAGCAGCACGCCTGGATGCAGGGGCCCACCGCCGCCAGCAGGTCCTCCGGCCGGCTGCCCCGCGCCACCAGCGTCTCCACCGTGCGGGCGCTGATCTCCAGGTCCGTGCCCTTCCATCCGGAGTGCACCGCCGCCACGCGCTTGCCTCGCGGATCCACGATGAGCACCGGCACGCAGTCCGCGGTGCCCACCGCCACCCAGCTGCCCTCCCCTTCCGTCCACAGCGCGTCCGCTTCGCCCAGCGTCGGGCGCAGCACGTCGTCGGACTCACCGCGCGCCTCCAGCACCCTGTCGCCGTGCACCTGCGACACCCGGCAGAGCGCGCCCAGACGCGCGCCCGCGGCCCGGGCCAGAAGTCGGTGGTTCTCCTCCACCCGGGAGCGCTCGTCGTTCACGGAGAAGCCCAGGTTCAGCGACGCGTAGGGCCCTTCGGACACCCCACCCGCGCGCGTGGCGAAGCCGTGCGGCACCGGCAGCAGTTCGGACGTGAGGAACACGGGCGGGGTCATGGGTGGATTTCCTATCACCGGGCTCGGTTTTCGGGAGTGCGCCCACCGTGTCACGGGTACAGCCCGTGAAAACAGGAAACCGCCGGGAACCCACACCCTCGTTTCAATATTTCGACACCGGTACGTTTGACAGGGCGTGTCATGCCCCTGACAATTTTCAACACTCCGTCACTCGCGGACAGAACGCGAGTGCACGAAGCACACTGCGCCCCGCACATGGCCCTCGGTTCCGAGACGATTGGCAGGAAGCTCTTGTGGAGCATCGCGCTGCCCGGGTTGGTGGTGGCGCTCCTGGGCGTGGGCCACTTCTCGCGCGAGGCCCGACAGGCAGTGCGGGAAGGCACGCATCTGGAGGCGCTCGCGCTGGCGGAGGCCGTCGCCTCCACCTTCACGCTGCCGCAGGCGCCGGGCGCGGCTCCCCATGGCGCGGTGGCGGAGGTGCTGGCGTCGGACACGCGGCTGTTCCGCTCCGTGGAGGACCTGCGCGTCCTGACGCCGGAGGGGCGCATCCGCTGGAGCCGGCGGCCGGCCGAGCAGGGCCACCCGCACCCGGAGGCCTCGCGGCTGTCCGCGACGGGGCCGGAGACGGCGCGCTCCAGCGACCACGGCACGGAGGTGGTGCGGCCCCTGGGCGGTCCGGAGTGCTCCGGCTGTCACACCGGCGAGGCCGCGCAGCGCATGGGCGTGCTCCAGGTGCGCATGGGTGAGCCCGCGCTGACCCGCCAGCTCCAGACGGTGTTCCAGGACGCGCTGGGCGCGATGGTGCTCTTCGTGGGCATCCTGGGGCTCGTCACCTGGCTGTCCCTGCGCTTCGTGCTCACCGCGCCGCTCAAGCGCCTGAGCGAGGCCATGGGCCGCGCGGCGGACGGCGACCTGCTGGTGCGCGCGGAGGCCCGGGGCACGGATGAGATTTCGCGGCTGGGCGCGGCCTTCAACCAGATGCTCGCGCGGCTCACCTCCATGAAGGTGGAGGAGATCGACACGCACCGCGACCTCCAGCTGGTGAAGGAGAAGCTGGCGCTGAAGGACGAGCTGGAGGAGCGCCTGACGGAGCTGTCGCTGCTGTTCGACGTGGCCCGCTCGCTCAACACCACGTTGGAGCTGGACGAGCTGTTGTCGCGCATCACCCGCATGGTGGTGGAGCGGCTGCACATCCCGGACTTCTCCATCATGCTCCTCAACGAGGAGGGCCTGCTGGAGGTGAAGCACGCGTGGCCGCAGGGCCGGGGCCTGGAGGGCCACACCTTCGCCATGGGCGAGGGCGCGTGCGGCCGGGCCGCCCAGGCGCGCAAGGCGGTGTACCTGCCGGACCTCACGGACAGCACCAGCGTCTTCGCGCGGCGCGGGCTGCGCGGCGGCTCGGAGCAGGGCTCGCTGCTGGCGGTGCCCATGGTGCACGCGGACACGCTCCTGGGCGTCATCAACTTCCAGCGCCCGGAGACGGCGAGCATCTCCGCGGAGGAGATCGAGCTCTTCACCGCGGTGGCGGATCAGGCCGCGACGGCGGTGACGAACGCGCGCCTGCACGCGGAGACGGTGAAGCTCACGCTGACGGACGCGCTCACGGGCGTGCCCAACCGCCGCCACCTCTTCCAGCGGATGGACCTGGAGCTGGCGCGGGCCCAGCGCTTCGGCGTGCCCATGGCACTGCTGATGGTGGACGTGGACCACTTCAAGCGGCTCAACGACCTGGCCGGACACCGCGCCGGGGACGAGACGCTGCGCCGGGTCTCCGACGTGCTCCGGAACCGCGCGCGCAAGGTGGACACGCTGGGGCGCTACGGCGGCGAGGAGTTCGTGCTGCTGCTGCCGCAGGTGTCCAAGGCCACGGCGGTGGAGGTGGCGGAGACGCTGCGCCGCGCTGTGGCGGACTCCGTCACGCTCAGCCGTCCGGGGCTGCCCGGAGGGCACGTCACGGTGTCCATCGGCGTGGCGCACTTCCCCACGGACGCGACGTCGCAGGACATGCTGGTGGACTGCGCGGACTCGGCGCTCTATTGCAGCAAGCGGACGGGCCGCAACCGCGTGACGGCGTTCGAGCCCGGCATGGAGGTCCACCCCGGCCGCGAGCGCAGCATCAGCACGCCGCCCGCGGACGCACCCTCCACGCCGCCCGCGCCCTCCGGCATCGCGAAGGCCTGAGCGCGGGGCGTGAAAGGCGCCCTGCCCTGCGCCTCCGGTCTCCGGTCCCCGAGCAGGGGCCTACCGCCGCACGAGCGTGCGGACCACGGGGAGCATCAGGTCCGCCCACTCCTCGTAGCCCTCCGCGGACGGGTGGAAGCCATCCGAGCAGAAGAAGTCCGGGCGCCGGGGGATCATCTCCCGGCTGGCCGTGTAGAGGTCCACCAGGTGGAGCCCGTGAGAGCGGGCCACGGAGGCGATGGCGTCGTTGAACTGCTCGATGCGCCCTTCGTACAGCGCGCTGGGCACCATCTTCGCCACCGGCGCGAGCGCCATGTCCGCCAGGTTCACCACCACCATGGACGCGCCCGTCTGCTTCAGCCGCCGGGCGATGCGGTCCAGGTCGTCCTGGAACTCCGCCACCTCGGTGCCGCGCCAGATGTCGTTGGTGCCCACGCCCAGGGTGATGAGCGTGGGCTGCAACGCGATGACGCGCTTGAGGGCATTGTTGACGATGTCGCGCACGCGCGCACCGCTCTGCCCCAGGTTGGTATGGCCCACGGGGAGGCCGCCCTTCCGGAGGCGGGAGGCGAGCCGGTCGGGATAGCCCCCGCCCTGCGACGCCCCCACCCCCACCGCCGTGCTGTCACCCAACGAGACGTAGTTGACGCTCATCGACCTTCGTCCACCCCCGTGTTCAAACCGTTGAACTGAATCCCCAGGCCCTGCCGTCCTGCGCTCAGGGCACGGTCAGCGCGCGCAGCAGGCGTCCGCCACCCGGGCCGGCCACGCGCAACAGCAGCGTGCTGCCCTTGGGCGCGGCGCGGATGGCCGCGGCCAGCTCCTTCGCGCTCGCGATGGGCTTCTTGTTCGCCTCCACCACCAGCATGCCCGGCGTCAGCTGAGCGCGGTCCGCGGGCGAGCCCGGGACGATGTCCGTGATGAGGGCGCCGGCGCGCTCGGTGAAGCCCGCCTGGGACGCCGTGCGGGCATCCAGGTCCTGCAGGGACACGCCCACGCGGCGCGAGCTGTCCTGCTCGTCGGTGGCCCCCGGCTTCTTCTTGGACAGGCCCTCCAGGTCCGGCCGGGTGCCCATGGTCACCTTGACGTCCTGCTTCTTGCCGTCGCGGTAGAGGGTCAGCGTGGCGACGGAGTTGGGCTTCTTGAGCGCCACGGTGCGGGTGAGCTCGCTGTCGGAGCGCACCTGCTTGCCGTCCACGGCCACCACCACGTCGTCCGGCTTGAGCCCGGCCTTCGCCGCCGGGGAGTCGGGGGTGATCTGCGTGAGGATGGCGCCCTCGCTCACCGACAGCTTCAGCGCCTGGCCCAGCTCGCGCGTGAGGGGCTGGATGCCCACGCCCAGCCAGCCGCGGGTGACGGCGCCCTCCTTCTCCAGCTGCGGCAGCAGCGCCTTGATGAGGTTGCTGGGCACGGAGAAGCCGATGCCCGTGCCGCCGCCGACGATGGCGGTGTTGATGCCCACCACCTCGCCCTTCATGTTGAAGAGCGGGCCGCCGGAATTGCCGGGGTTGATGGCCGCGTCCGTCTGCAGGAAGTCGTCGTACACGCTGGCGCCGATTTCACGGGCGCGCGCGGACAGGATGCCCACGCTCACGCTGGAGGCCAGGCCGAACGGGTTGCCGATGGCCAGCACCCAGTCGCCCACGCGCACGGCGTCCGAGTCGCCCAGCTTCACGGAGGGGAGCTGATCCACCTTCTCCTTGATCTTCACCACGGCCACGTCGGTGAGCGGGTCGCGGCCCACCACCTCGCCCGTGAACGAACGGCCGTCGTCCAGGCGGATGGTGATGGTGACCGCGTCCTCGATGACGTGGTTGTTGGTGAGCACCAGGCCCTTGGGGTCGATGATGAAGCCGGACCCGGCGCCCTGGCGGATCTGCTCGCGCTCGCTGCGGCCGCCGCGGCCCCTCCCGTTGCCTCCGAAGAACCGGTCGAAGAGCGGGTTGTCCTCCATGCCCTCGGGCATCTCCGGACGGGCCTGCACGTCCACGTTCACCACGGCGGACTTCACCGACTCCACCAGGGGCGCCAGGGAGGCCAGCGACTGGGCCTCACGCGTGGCGGGCTGGAGGTTGCCGGCCTGACCGGAGGCCGCCTGCTGCGTCTTGGGCGCGGGCGGCTGGGGAGCGGGAGCCTGCGCGAGGGCGAGCGTGGGCGACGCCAACACCAGCACGGCGGCCACGAGCTTGCGACGGAACGGAGGGAGCGTGTGGGTCATGGATTCCTCAACCTAAAGCGGAAACGAAGCCCCGCAACCGGAACGACAGTGTCCGGTGACGGAAGGTGAACCCCCGGCCCGGCCGCCTGTTCCCGGACCGCTCAACCGGGCCGGTAGACGCGGTAGTCCAGCTCGGGGAACAGGTTGTTGCGGCCTTCGACGTGGGACAGCCACGACTCGTCCACGGTTCCGGCGCGCACCTGGTCGTGCAGGCGCAGGAAGCGCTGCAGGTGCTCCTTCGTGCGGCGCACGGCGTAGTCCACCATGGTGCCGGTCTTCATGATGAAGGCCCAGTCGGAGGCCTGCGCCAGCAGCAGCTCGCGCGCGGCCTGGTTCAGCGCCCGGCGCTTGAGGGACGGCGCGTCCGGGAAGTCCCGGGCCAGCTCCACCATCTGCCGCGCGGCGTGGTTCAGGTGCCGGTAGATCCAGTCGTTGGTCCCATCCAGCCACATGTTCGCGTAGCCGCCCGCGCCCCAGGAGGACATGGGCGGCGTGGCCACCTGGTTCTCCGGGTGCTCGCGCAGGTCGTCCAGCGGGCTGATGAGCGTGAAGCGGCTGGGGTTGCGCGCGGCCTGGCGGATGAGGGCGTCGATGAAGTGGGGACCCTCGAACCACCAGTGGCCGAAGAGCTCCGCGTCATAGGGCGCGACGACCACGGGCTTGCGGCCGCCCATGCGCGACGCGAGGTATTCGAACTGGCGCTCGCGGTTGAAGAGGAAGTTGCCCGCGTGGACCCAGGCGCGCTCGCGGGCGGCGGCCGGGTCGTAGGGCTGCTTGTCGTTCGTCTTGCCGGTGATGCGGAAGTACTTGAAGCCGGTGTTCTTGCGATCGCCGGTGGGCTGGATGAAGGGCCGGATGTAGTCCAGGTCCAGGTCCCAGCCGATGTCCCGGTAGAACTCGCGGTAGACGGGGTCGCCGGGGTAGCCGTGCTCGGTGCTCCAGACCTGCTGGCTGCTCTCCGGGTCGCGCGCGAAGGCGGCCACGCCGGGCTCGGTGAAGATGGGCGCGTAGGGGCCGTGCAGCGGGCGGGGCGTGGCGTCCGTGAGGGCGTGCGTGTCCGCGAAGAAGTAGCGGATGCGCTCGGCGGAGAGGATGCGCTCCAGGCCCGGGTAGTAGCCGCACTCGGCCAGCCAGATGCCGGCGGGGTCGCGGCCGAAGTTCTGGCGGTAGTGGTTCGCCGCCACTGTCACCTGCGCGCGCACGGCCTCCGGCGTCTGCTGCATGAGCGGCAGGAAGCCGTGGGTCGCGTTGCAGGTGAGGATGTCCAGGTGGCCGGAGTCCTGGAGTCTGCGGAACGCGGCCACCAGGTCGCGCCGGTAGTGGTTGTGGTACGCGAGCCGCAGCGATTCGAAGTGGTCGCGGTGGAAGACGGCCAGCGGGTGGAAGGTGGGGTCGTCCCGGGTGCGGTGCACCTCGCGGGCGCCCAGCTCGCAGAGCGAATCCAGCCGCCGGGCGTAGCGCTCCCGCAGCAGCTCGTCGTTGAGCATCGACACGAGCGTGGGCGAGAGCGTCATCGTCACCCGGAAGGGGACGCGGTCCTCGACCAGTCTGTCGAACACGCGCAAGAGCGGCAGGTACGTCTCGGAGATGGCTTCGTAGAGCCAGTCCTCTTCGAGGAAGTCTTCGTATTCGGGATGGCGGACGAACGGCAGGTGCGCGTGAAGGACCAGCGCGAGGGAGCCCAGGCTCATAGGTCGGTCGGAGAGGCCGTACGGGTTCACTTCCGTCCACGGCGCGAGGGCCGGGACCTGGTGGAGGACTTGGAGCCCGAGGGCTTGGGCTCCGGTGGGTTCTGGGCCGCCTTCGAAGGCGCGGCGGGCGGGGACTTCACGGCGTCCGCCTTGGGAGCCACGGCGCTCGGAGCCGCCCGAGACTCCACCTTCGGGGTCGGAGCCGTGGGAGCCTCGGCCTTCGCGGGCGGAGTGCTCGCGGGCATGGCGGCCGGAGCCTCGACTTTCGCGGGCGAAGGGCTCACGGGCACGGAGGCCAGTGCAGCCCGTCGCGCGGCCTCGCGGGCCTTGTCGAGGGCACGCTGTTCGGACGCGGAGGGACCGCGCGCCACGCTCAAGGCCCACGGGTCCTTGGGAGGCTCGGGCTCCGTGGGCCGCCACGAGTCCGTGGAGGCCGTGCCCTGGGTCGATGGGCCAGATGGGAACGAAGCCTCGGCGCCCACCGGAGCCGATGTCCCGACGGGAGGTGACGACGGGAGGTCCCGCGCTTCAGTCACGTCACCCCGTGAACGCGGCGACTCCGGGGACCAGGCATCCGAGCCCCCGGCCGTACGCGACGCGCCGGGCTGATCCGAAGTGCCCGTGGCGTGATCCGCGGACAGGCAGCGCTGATCCGAAGCCCCTGCTGCCCGAGGCACTGTCAGGTATTGCTGATCCGACGCACCCGTGGCGCGATCCACCGACAGGTAGCGCTGATCCGATGCGCCAGCGGCACGAGGTACGGTCAGGTACTGCTGGTCCGACGCGCCCGTGGCACGATCCGCCGACAGGTAGCGCTGATCCGAGGCCCCTGCGGCACGCGGCACGCTCAAGTACTGCTGGTCCGACGCACCCGCGGCGCGAGGCACGGTCAGATACCGCTGATCCGAAGCTCCC
This DNA window, taken from Corallococcus coralloides DSM 2259, encodes the following:
- a CDS encoding tetratricopeptide repeat protein, whose protein sequence is MPVRPFLFRLFAAVALSAPTACATTAASQSEVGRLEAEVRTLRASQASLLERLERLENRDAVSRARAATPAPAAASPKATASTKPEAASPEGGEALSLAPAELTVVRLKPKKEPAPRINTAVAVVEPDSDQMEMFISPVEGSNGTGSVGSISASTAARMEPPEKDPDILDAEYERAVAMLRTGNVEGGVETLTRFAAENPRHPRADNALYFSGLGQMGLKDAAGAAKTFEKLIKNYPAGDAVQDGMLRLAECRVRLNQAVDARALYTRVVTQFPGTAAATQAEQRLAALSP
- a CDS encoding DNA-processing protein DprA; the protein is MADTNTDTHLHWDEQRATLALWAIAGLGPRTLDAVRAFAGGALSRLAAVPVRDWVADVPVPATVRQRLAAVASLDALASRTEEACAQSGLQVAFAGSPPYPSRLVGLEDAPPLLFYLGHPGPPRRRLAMVGSRHPDQGFLPFARTFARKVAEAGVGVVSGAAEGVDRACHWGALDVGAETWAFLGSALDALDPAQARLLPHFLERGGVYFSELPPGVRASTTTFPRRNRLISGASDAVLVMRAGEGSGALYTAEAAQAQGRPVFALPGDVWQPAAAGCNALLADGRARACTSAESICAVVGVHPVRAVPAGRDAGWWEALSAEARGAYGLLDRAPRSFDEVLAASPLSPAALTSALVELELSGLVVQHPGKRYEKV
- the topA gene encoding type I DNA topoisomerase is translated as MATRKKTQAAQTEAAAEETPKKAAAKKPAAKKAAKKKTAAKKVTAKKKTAARRRGADADELPTVDADADAEEEVPERRGKGPHYLVVVESPAKAKTIKKYLGSGYTVKASVGHVKDLPKSKIGVDVEDDFKPEYTVIKGKEKVLNELKKMAKTVDRVFLATDPDREGEAIAWHIKEELGHPDSLRVTFNEITKRAVQDAIAQPRELNQDNYDSQQTRRILDRLVGYQISPLLWKKIRRGLSAGRVQSVAVRLIVEREAEIKAFQPEEYWTLDALVQGPQGPPPFKAKLSRVDGKKVELKDRATTDGLVAELKDAPFTVTKVDRKERRRNAPAPFITSKLQQEAANRLHFTAKKTMTLAQKLYEGVPLGEEGQTALITYMRTDSTRLSDDAVTQVREFIGQKYGADYLPAEPMVYKSRKSAQDAHEAIRPTSLEYPPERVRPFFDAMDELDMFRLYELIWNRFVACQMKPAVYDQTAADITAGRATFRASGSTLKFPGYLGVYGAGLTPEEEAAAEKAKAAGEEGAEDVVGELPPLNEGEVLTLDKLLNEQHFTQPPPRFSEATLVKELEERGIGRPSTYAAILSNIQDKKYVEKLESRFRPTDLGQMTNELLVKHFPHELDVSFTASMEEKLDQISDGGASWKTVLHDFYGPFKETLEKAEAEMRDVKREEIKTDIACEKCGNPFVIKFGKMGHFLACSNYPDCKNTKDFKRDAEGKIVIVEEETTDEKCEKCGKPMVIKRGRFGRFMACSGYPDCKTSKPISIGVNCPECKVGYLTERRSGRGKIFFGCNRYPECKFAAWDRPLAEQCPQCASPYLLQKFSKRDGAYIACPNKECDYRREVVEPAIPGASAEGAPAPTPTVEA
- a CDS encoding LysM peptidoglycan-binding domain-containing protein; its protein translation is MRSRILASLLVPLTVAPAWTAFAQDAQEEEPQPASETEGQDISDDVEQRPTSVTLPPGAAQGRESAPGQVHTVETGDTLWDLSQRYLGSPWYWPKVWSYNPQIANPHWIYPGNNVKFFPGGEEVPARVEGGDLPSDDVAAPTDVSGGSLVSVVGKIGYDPSKSSPVTTKGFVTTRELDEAGRIEGSTSEALMLSAPEKVYLRFKKRGAAKIGDRYVIFHTVEEVKHPVTNARTGYLTELLGTVQVVSINNDVVTARIMETWDPISRGDLVGPSSEKLSERISPKPNSKEIPGFVLTPMTPGQTLLGEHNFVVVDRGTADGVQVGNTFTIERRGDPSLDVLGRSDYKMGDAGKGQKTYPWEAVAQCMVTEVRERTSNCLMTRSMVEVSAGDRATMRKDGTPTASR